The DNA window aagagtatgagttcggcattaccaaagagttcggcctcagcctacagctcggtaaaagccaaccaatcaagctctgctctcaggtcggcatcaagctctactctcagatcggcaaccaaagcagttcggtctcagtattcgaccgaacaaggagttagtggacccatacaggatttccacaacttccaacacacccactaccacgtggtgtcaactcatgccacgatcgtaggccatgacctacgctacatccacgatcttaggccatgacctacacgacatccacgacttagggtggtgatgcaagccacgatcttagttcaatatataaatagaacttagatctgatagacaagggttaagctctctagagataaaatatcatatagcaagtctgtgttgtaagctgtaatcccagatcaagcaatacaatcttgccctcccttcttcccgtggacgtagatttacttcagtaaatcgaaccacgtaaattctttgtgtcgtagtctttattctctaccagcatttactaacatcagaaattcgcggattcatcaacaaatatattaatttgAACTTGACCACATACGGCTAAGTGAGACAATACAaacattttttactttttctaaaCACTTTGACATCTATACTTATTCTTTTAAATATCTTACATCGTTTCACTTGCATATTCATCTAATATATTGAAATTTCTCCACGTTTGTTTATAGTCAAatccaataatttaattataaatttcaatGTTTGCATATATTGATTTTTATCTAGGAAGGTAATTAACTTAAAAATCAAAACCTTTACTAATAATTCTAAAAACAACATTTCTTGTCACAAACTTATTTAATTCACTCAAGAAAATTTCAAATGCatctataataaatttaattcacATTCACACACGCCATGTCAAACCCCCCACTGGTCAATAATTTAAGTCCTGTTGTTTCAGTCTCTTTGCAATTCGTAGATAATAGTAGTACATTATATCTAAAAATCCACATCAATTTACGTTAGATTGAATATGagactttaaaaaaaaagagaactgGATTATCCTATAATAATTTCCATTACATTTTTTCTCCatcatttatatataatttttactaaTATGATGACGGCCACTTTCTCTTAAATTATatgatactcccttcgtccacgaataggagttccGTTTTCTCATTTTAGTCGgtcccgattcacttttaccataaatggtaattagatctcacatttcactaactcattctcatcacatttaatttaaaactaatatagaCAAGTGAgatccatattccactaactcttttccgcccacttttcttaatatttcttaaaactcgtgccgccaagGAATAAGACTAGACCTGCCCAAGGTTTATCGAACCGGAGGTTAAAACTGAAATAGTAACCGCCAGTCACGGTTCCGAACTGAAACCGTAAAAATTTACCTAAACCGAAACCGTCGATTTTTGAAAtgtggttcggttcaggttcaaaaactttcgaaccgaaaccgtgccggaaccgctggttccggacggttccaaaccggaacaaCGAAAAACCGCCAGAAAACCATGAAACCAAGCCGGAACCGCAAAAAACAGACGGTTCAGAACTGTGAAAAAACGTAAAAAATCACTGGAAACCCATTAGTTCGGAACCGAAACTGGCGGTTCCGGACCGTAACTGCCGATTCCGAAACCGTTGGCACCACTAAATGAGACTTGCAATTGCTCgtttttttgtttgtatttatttaattaatttatttatttcaagatTCGAACATGCTCTATGTTCATGTATAATATATGAGTGCGTTTTGTTATACACGTTGTATTTATCATGCAAGTTTTAATCATCTATCATTTCTGGGTTTTTTTCTCCTTACATGATTTATGATTTAGTATTGCAATTTTTATAATCTTCGGTCATTGTTGCAACATGTATGTATCCCAATTAAAGTCAATCACGATTATTTCAAATGCGATCAAGGAATTtgttacaacttaaaattttaattcatgGGTAAATATGACTGTAATCCCTAGAATATACCTACCATGTTAAAAAAATGTTCAAAACTGTAAAAATATTTGACTAAACTTCAATTATCaactttatataaaaaatatagtaaattttttttaaaatagttgCATTAGCCTGAAGTTTGAATCGATTTGTTCGCAATTATGTTATACtaacaaatttttttaatacaaattgtgcatcaaatatGGTAGCCGAAAAATCATATGTAATGTCAATGtcatatgggacggagggagtacctaaTATCAAACATAGGacatattaaataaaatcaaagaaacGACATACAAAACATTGACTACCCAAGTGTTGGCAACTACCAACCGGAAAGTTGAACACTAGCTCTTCACTCGAAGATGGAACCGAGGAATGAgataacataacataacataacataacataacataacaaAGAAATCTCgagaaaaaaataatgataTATACCTTATCAAAGACTTCGATCTCTTATCCTTGAGGTGGCCACAATTAATTAGTAGTTAAGAACAtgatataatttataatttgaagTAAACTTAATTCATAATTGAACAGTCAGACACGCATAAAGTCAAACGCCAAATTGCCAATCAATTGTAGACCTTTTAATTCAGTTTCTTTGCAATTTCTTGCTGAATATATGAGAAACATCGGAGTTGTGAATAATACACATAGTACTATATTTCTCCTCTGTTTCCTTGAAATTAACTCGAAATAATGCAGATATTCAATATTTTGACTAACAAACATGTGAAAATTTCCATCCTGTCTCCTGAGAAAGTTGTCTAATGTTAGGGCCAAGTTATATTTCCTAGAAACTTTTACTACCATTCTTCTCAGAAAATCATTACTAATTTCTATGTGTATAAGAAATATTGAAAACATAGTGTAGTGGGAgacaatagttttttttttccttgatcAAATCCATAATATTTGTGTCTCATACTGCCTGTTAATTTCCTTGACTCTTCTGCATACCTTTATTTACttacttatttaattatttaatttaatctgAAACTCTTTTGTAAGTCATTGTTGTAGTAATTTACAGTCTATATCTATAAGAATTGTCATACCCTGTACCCATGTTGTACTtattacattttatgttaatgATGATGGATATATATTTAATCTTTTGTAATTATGGTTTTATCCATCTACTACAACAAAAAGATTGGATAAGCTAGctattttttaatactattaaggATGCTAATTAGAGTGTTTAATTATACCATCAATGCTTCGTAAAGTGCTATAATTGTtggtgtcccaactaaaattaggaGACAAATAGAAGCGTCctaaaaaatgcaaaatattaaaataatgtgtTTTCAACTTAGGGACACTTTCATTTACATCATataaattatgattattttaaaaaaatttcaagagCTAATAATTAGTCTCAATTTTTATGTTCTTAAAAGAtaagtttttttaataatatcgGCGAGGTTAGGTATTTAATGAtccaaaaaaatactcctatcaGAAAAGTAAAAAACAGTATTTTTGGGCAAATCTTCAAGAGAGGTTCAAAAATCATTCAAACTTGCTCAAAATATGATTCAGAATATCCTAAATTAATCAACGTCCAAGAAAATTTAATAAATCTGCAATTATGAAATTGAGATTCGATATTTTCCAAAATATCATTCATGCATGCTACATTTGATAAGCTACAATTTTAATTGTCCACAAACACAAATGTGCAAGAAATCATATGCACGCAAACGTCGAAAACAAACAAATTTACTCCAAAATAAATATTGGTAATATACTAATATTGTATAGTTTGCAAGGAGTAATATACAAGAAATGAAAATATACAGAATTAATTTACAAAATGGACAAAAAAAAACAGAGTCGTGCTTCACAGAATTTCCAGTCAAAAGCAAAATGAGTACTCTTTCAAACTACTTCAGCAAAATTGGAATTTTAAAAGACATGAAATGAAAGCAATTGGAAAAGGGGAAGAAAAAATCAATCAACAATAACTAATTAGAgtcttttattaaaaaataataattagactCTTAAAAAAGATACAATTGCCAGGAAAAAAACGAAATATATTTGTCCTTTAATTGTGGTTTAATTGAATTATGTGTGGTGGGTCAGTCACATGGAAAGGAGTGGCCTAGACAGAAACTTCTTTATTCAATACAAATTCACGTTGGTCGACTTTTTTATTTCGTTTTAAATTGCAACcacaaatattttatatttatcttGTGTGTGGGAACGAGtagaaaatatggaaaaaaattaagtttttatttaaaaaaaacaaagtagAGTTAGTTATACgaatctttgatttttttttaatcttggtGTCAAATTATATGATTGCAAAGTATGAATCAATggaaaaaaagttcaaaattggAGCATCTTTTTAAAGGAACAGCGTCTGACTACTTGTTTTAGACTAAACTGTGATGACAAATAATATCTATATATAATGTTCATGTCTTATTTTTATACTCCAATAGTTACGCAACTTGTGACTAAACATAAGAAATAAAAAGGGGAGATTactaagaaaatgaaaatagagaCATTGAAATAAAAGTAGTAGTTATATGTATGTTGTGTAACGCACTGATTTTTAGTTCCTTTAGGtctttttgtttaataaaaacTAGTGTCAcacccgtgcgatgcacggccCAATTGATTTTCTATATGATTATTTTAAAACTGTGAGTTCAcatttatgaaataaaaaacaatataattatatgaagttttaaattaaaaaataacaaaacaatttattttaaacACTTTTTCCCCTCTATTACAAAAAGTCAACCACAAAACACTCGAATATACTTTATTGTTTaatgaaagaaaacaaaaaattattgaCATATATATGCAATGGGGCTGACATGTGCAAAACCAagttaaaatatcataaattaaatgtttaaactcatttaataaatttattaataaagaAAATTCTATACTTAGATACATAAATTTTatgtttaatataaatattgtatagtatatttttgattttttatatttcacaaCAAATTGGATTAAATTAGTGAATTCAATTATAACAATGGTGGGACATTTAAACTCAAAATATgttttgatatatgttgaattttagtattttcacattaaaaaaatattattttttagtattttaaaaatttattcaaatcaaaggaagatcctgccttgttaatatttttgagaattttgtatgcatgtttataatgatagattgaaattaaagtctaggggaaaaaattgaatctttatttcattatacttgtaaatctatttggagattttgtttataagaccaattattactactattggtctaaatagcccaaaataatcaataagtaccttcattttatcattaaccATGATTATGGGTAAAATTCtgaatatatgtaatcaaaataatccataaaatatatattaaaagatacCTAAAGATCAACATCATCGTCAACAACAAATGTAATATGATACTTGATAACATgctaaccaaaatataaaattgaatagagtgattgacgaattaccgatagcaaaaaataatgaacaatcgagaaaccaattagtaaatgaacaaatcaagaaaccaattattattactattggtctaaacactaaaaaaatattaataggaAATACCTTTATTTGACCTTTCCATAACCATTAGCAACAATTTTGTAATTAGACCACGAATATCTATCATCAAAATaatctataaaatatttaaaaaataccaaaaatttaaaaatcatcatcagcaataaatataataacataataatcaaaatataaaaatgcataaaatgatacGGGAattaagaaaagtaaaaaaatactacataTTGGATGGATAAATAGATAATTCCTTCAAAATGAAGGTCTTCGCTAAAAATGCCACAATACAATactctttttctttgtttggtgtCTTTTCTCAAACCTCCCGAGgcatacacacacatatatatatagtgtttacAACTTTGAATCTTGAAAAAAACGTAAATgacaatataatgataataatggAAAATAGAATGCACCCTCCACTTCTTGTAACAGCCAAAAACTgtaaatttttatattcataATGATGAATTTGCCACCCCACTTTCTCATGTAGTAAAGAttgaaaatttaatactataaaattgtTAATATTCGtgtcaacttattactactatgaattattattagttttgatatattaaataaaattataacgGTAGTAACTTATTATGTTTGAATTATATGCTTATTATGCTTGAATTATATAGTGAgattaaaatttacaaatattcaaattcatataCAGAATTCATAGATATTCTAATCAAGGTCAAAACTcaccttttatatatgtatagatagataaTAACAGCTTGACAAGTTTTTCTAAAGAAAAGAGTACGGTGACATAGAGACAATATGAATACGAGACAATTAATTCATATTAGTCACACTTGGTACAAAAGACTTCCCACTCAATACTTTGGCAAATCTTTTTAAGGTACTTATTTATTATATgtgacattttattttattttattttattttattttattttattaatacatGCTAAATAAGATATTCAATGTATAACATAAGCATTCGCAAGATtgttactccattcgtccctgaaaatttatcacatttcattttctgcactcgttttggaaaaatgataataaatagttaaagtgtagagagagtaaagtaagtgagaataaTGTAAAGAAACTTTCATCTATGTTattctctctattactttatcgTCACTCCACTTTACTACCcccgtcccacattaagtgtcacatttttccatttcggttcgtcctacaataagagtcacatttcacttttaccataaatgataagtagaccccacattccaccaaccaattatattcatattttaatataaaactaatatatataaatgggaCTCATAgcccactaacttattcaacccacttttctttacaattcttaaaattcgcgctcacactaaatgtgacacttaatgtgggacggaggtagtatctattattatcatttttaaaacgaatgcagaaaatgaaatgtaacAAATTTTCAGGAACGGAAGAGAGTACTATTCTTGATATATGTGTTGGTTGGGGTTTGGATAGAATGAGTAAAACATTTAAACGCACTTATTGCATTTTTCCCATTTATATAGTTAAGTATATGCTTCACAACTTCCGAATAATATAGTATATTAGTTTGATAATAATAGCAAATGTACATGTGGCGCACATAAGTTGGATAAAAACTAGGTTTCTAATTAATGTGAGAACACAAAACTATTTCAAATACTTTATTTATGGTGAATATATGATGCGAAGcatttttccatatttttttcCCTTCGTTCTACATATTTTTATACAAGTTATGACTCATTAACCTCCAAATACCTCCCTGTGTAGAGAAACCATTCTCCGTGAGCTTCATCATCTTCATAACCTCCGGAGAGTGCAACGGAATGAGCCCCATGATCAGACTGACCACCGTCTGCAATTTGAAACAATTAAACTacccacccggccgggtagacaGTCCAACACCCGCCCGGGTAGCTTCTCTTAGGCGTGGAGACTCCAGTggaaatcacccggccgggtgattttaaCTTTCAAAACACCCGGGCGGGTGAAATTCGTTATGAGGCGTCCAGAATAcaatcacccgaccgggtgatttttCAGTTTCAAAAATCCACCCGCCCGGGTGAATCATTTTCAACTGCGATATGGCAGTTTTTCTCGGCAGTTTGAGGGATTAAAAAGGAGGAAAATCAGAAGAAGGGGGGAGGTTTTTGGAGACGAAAGGGGAGAGAAATCAgaggagaagaaggaagaagaagaagggaggAGGACCCCGGAAtccaatcttcatcatctcggAGACGGACTACCATCGACTACCGGAGAACAGCATTAGTCTTtcggtttttcttctttagcatGTGTGGCTAGTTTGTCTTCATTGCTCCTAACACTAGTAGGATGAATTGATTGTAGAGATTCTATATTTAATCATTCGCTTTGGTTTTCGTCTATGGTTCGGATTTTATTTATGCTATGTTTTGATGCATCAAATGTAGTATATTAATTGCCTCTTTCCAAcgtctctttaacttggaaaTTGGATGAAAACTTAGATGAAAAACTTGTTAATTTTATCTTGTTCAGAGATAAATGTACAAGTGAATATTGATGTAAAAAAGCCTTCAAAGTTGAATTAATACTTACTATGCATCTGTAGGAGTTTAGTTTGATGAGAAGatgtttatgtgttaagtgttcaGCTAACCATAATATTTGTTAGTCTTGAGAAGTTAGTCTAGTATTtaccgcgcttccgcaggaataTTAGTCTAATGAGTATGTACTTTTGGCTATGTGTTCAGCTAGcattagtactataattctttAAGTATGTTCAATACTTTTAGAGTGTAAAATTGATCATCGTTCTCAATGGCTTATGAACTTGAATATAGAATCAATACAATAGTGATTCATCCGAATGTTGTTAGGAGCAATCGTTCTTTATCTCTTGAGTAACTCCATTTTCGTACTTTAGTtcttaaatttagtttattaatcttgtcaattcttgttaaataaTCAAACGTCtctctgtggttcgacactcgaagtactacattcgacgctgtattcttgcagtatcgttgtaatattagagttattttttattaaacttgtgtgatctTGCACTTGATATTTGAACTCGAAAATAATACACCAATATATCTCATTGCTAATTAAATGCTTAACTAGTTGGAATATGGAGTATCTGTCGCACATAAGTTGGACAAACACTAGGTTTCTAATTAATGTGAGAACACAAAACTATTTTAAATACTTTAATCATCTATGGTGAATATAGTTCATTGCTAATTAAATGCTTAACTAGTTGGAATATCATTAGGTAACCCCTAAATGCTTAAATAGTTGGAATATCATTAGGTGATTGGGATTGTAATATATACCAAATTAGTTTTAAATGCTATACGCATCATTATAAAATAACGAAGAGTTcgttataattttatttatagctCATTATAAGGAATTCAGAGATTTTAAAACATTAACATTATTTggtataatttaaaaatatgaagttcattataatgaactccagaTTATCTTATAATGTATTGTTCATCGTTTAAGGTTTAAGACTGATTTGACATTGATCTTAGTCTGGTGATAGAGagcataaatttaatttttttgtatagtCAACGTTACTACGAATACTattaatttttagaaatgatTAATTTTAAGTTTTAGGTCTAGTTTGGCCAGATTTtaagaaagataaaagaaaataagtagaatttttttatggattatagttttacttttatatttataatgaaatataaataaactaaGTTTTTCTTATTTAAGAGAAATGTTCAAGCAATAAAAATGACTAATAAAGTTACACCAtcacaaacaaaaagaaatcaaCAAAGCATCACCAACATCCATGCATCAACCTATTCAAAACTCCCCAAAGTCACCATCTCCACACCCCCAACAAAGCAACAAAACCTATCCATCTCCTACAACCAAAACAAGTAGACCTAAAAATCAACCAACCCAAAGTAGCTACATGGTGCAAATACAAAACCAAAAACACAGAAATAGCTAAAATCACAAGTATAGAACCAAATTCATGCAGTCCTCACCTTATTAGTCATCTATTCCTGCAGCGCTAGAATCTGACCAACCCCTTTCATCCAAGTTTCCGAGATGtcaaatgagttagtggaacattaaattcatttaatataaataataaatatcaatgtcaacatgGTGTACTAAAATACTATCAACAAAGTtaatgttgacatttcaatgtcatgtgttgacatttttaatgtacactgcattgatgagttatCAGAGTTAACAACTTCAGAAAGTTAGCAACGAATCACAACTCATGAACTGGTAACATACATTTTATAATGAACTAGTAACTTCATATAAAACTACAAAAATGTATGTATTCAACGCACGCGTCGTGATGGGTAAGACAATTTCAGTGAAATTTAAGATGATGGAACAAAAATGTATACTACTATGTAACATCAAAATGGATTTTAAGGCTAGTTGTGTGTCTTGCATCTTGACTAACTTCAAGTCAAGAGTCGAGTTggatttaaatataatatattcatGTAAATTGTAGAAACAATTCATTAATTAGGTGTACTGTATGTGCCCTTTTGTTATGTAAAAAGATTGGCTGCTTCAACCTCAAGTCTTGGAATTAACAATTTAAtgcttattaaataaaaaagaaaatgatttcgTTGTAGTGTTTTTTTATGCACACAATTAACAATTTCAACACAAACACTTCTAGCCACCAAATTTAATCATACCTATTATTTTGCGTGACTGATCAACTATATGACAGCTTCTTGTGTATAATTTCTTTAATGTTTACGACCTAATTAGTCACATATTGTCTTCtattatatattttcttttgataattatttattgcacattcactaatttaatttaaaacacaagaaaaagataaaaacatAGATCCAGATGAAAACCATCCGGAGATACCATGTATTTAATTTTGTCCAAAGATTGTTTGTTAGAAATCTAACAACCAAGTTGCAGTTCAATCTTAATTAAGTTCTGAccgataattatttattaatttttattttcttaatttttttggaGAGAGATATAGCAAGgcaaagacaagaaaaaaaaggatGTAGTGATAATGTTATGCTATAAGTGGAGAGGTCAAGCAGCCCATCACAGTGTGAATGCCACATACTAActacaacaaaaataataaagtcAAAAGTCTTGCTTAATAGCTAGTGTGACTGTGTAAAACTCATAGCAACTTCCCTCCCATAATACTATCATAATACTACTATTCTTGTATctttccctatatatatatatacttccACACCCCTCACACTTCAAAGCAACTTAACATCCAAaaatctctcttctctctctctcacataaACTTTCCAAAAACATCAAACATCTTCTTATACATATCCAATAAAAAATGGATAAACTCCCACAATGCGACGCAAACTATGTAGCTCTTTCTCCCCTCACCTTCTTGAAGAGGGCTGCCGCCGTTTACTCCAACCGTGCCTCCGTCATACACCGCGGCGTCCGTTTCACATGGCGCCAGACCTATGAGCGGTGCTGCCGCCTCGCCTCCGCCCTCAACTCCCTCAATATTGTCCACAACGACGTCGTAAGTGATCTTTAGATTCATAATTTTTCAATCATGTTATGTCACGTCACGTcctaaaattttattattaaaaatgagTCACTCTCCCTTAAAAATACAAGACTTTTAACTTGTGTAGCTAATTAAACTTTCTCTGACATGGCACAGGTATCCGTGTTGGCGCCGAATATTCCGGCACTATACGAAATGCACTTCGCCGTGCCAATGGCCGGCGCGGTGCTCAACGCGATCAACACGAGACTCGACGCCAAAACCATCGCCACCATCCTCAAGCATTCCGAAGCCAAGATTTTCTTCATCGACTACGAGTTCGTGCCAGTAGCGCGGGACGCGCTGCGCCTCCTGATGGCCAGCCTTCCCCCGGCCGACGCCGCGGCGTCGATGCCCCTGGTGGTGGTCATCGACGACATCGACACCCCCACCGGAATCCGCCTCGGCGAGCTGGAGTACGAGTCCTTGGTGTCGCAGGGCAATCCGAGATTCGCGCCGGAGGAAATCGCCGACGAGCAAAGCCCAATCGCGCTGAATTACACCTCCGGCACGACGTCGGCGCCGAAGGGGGTGGTGTACAGCCACCGCGGCGCATATTTAAGCACGGTCAGCCTGATCCTCGGGTGGGGGATGCAGACCGAGCCGGTGTACCTGTGGTCCCTCCCGATGTTCCACTGCAACGGCTGGACCTTCACCTGGGGAGTGGCGGCGCGCGGCGGCACCAACGTCTGCATCCGAAACACCACCGCCGCCGAGATGTACGACGCCATCTACACCCACGGCGTCACCCACATGTGCTGCGCCCCCATCGTCTTCAACATCCTCCTGGACGCCAAGCCCCACGAGCGCCGCCGCCTCTCCGCCCCCGTTGAAATACTCACCGGCGGCGCCCCGCCGCCGGCCGCCCTCCTGGAGAGGATGGAAGGACTCGGATTCCAGGTGGTCCACGCGTACGGGCTGACCGAGGCGACGGGGCCAGCGCTGGTGTGCGAGTGGCAGAAGAAGTGGGACGGCTTCTCTAACGAAGAGAAGGCGGCCTTAAAAGCTAGACAAGGAATAAGCATATTGACGCTCGCTGACGTGGACGTGAAGGACCCGGCAACAATGAAAAGCGTGGAGCGGGACGGGGTGGAGATGGGGGAGATCGTGCTGCGGGGGAGCAGCATCATGAAGGGGTACCTGAAGGATGAGAAGGCCACGTCAGAGGCCTTCAGGAACGGGTGGTTCTTCACGGGAGACGTCGGGGTGATACACCCGGACGGCTACGTGGAGATCAAGGATAGGTCGAAGGACGTGATCATCTCAGGCGGGGAGAACATCAGCAGCGTCGAGGTCGAGGGGGCGCTCTACAAGCACCTCGACGTGGTGGAGGCGGCGGTCGTGGCGATGCCGCACCCTAAATGGGGGGAGAGCCCCTGCGCTTTTGTTAAATTGAGAGAGGCCGCTGCGGCGAAGGAGGCGGAGATCATCCACCACTGCAGGAAGAATCTGCCGCATTTCATGGTGCCGAAGGTGGTGAAGTTTATGGATGAATTGCCCAAGACTTCGACGGGGAAGATTCAGAAGTTTCAGCTCAGGGCGGTGGCGAAGACGTTTGAGGCTCCGGTGGAGAAGAGGCGGTCAACGCCGCCGCAGAGCAAGAGGCATGATCGTCGCCAAAATCAGG is part of the Salvia splendens isolate huo1 chromosome 22, SspV2, whole genome shotgun sequence genome and encodes:
- the LOC121788027 gene encoding trans-cinnamate:CoA ligase, peroxisomal-like, which encodes MDKLPQCDANYVALSPLTFLKRAAAVYSNRASVIHRGVRFTWRQTYERCCRLASALNSLNIVHNDVVSVLAPNIPALYEMHFAVPMAGAVLNAINTRLDAKTIATILKHSEAKIFFIDYEFVPVARDALRLLMASLPPADAAASMPLVVVIDDIDTPTGIRLGELEYESLVSQGNPRFAPEEIADEQSPIALNYTSGTTSAPKGVVYSHRGAYLSTVSLILGWGMQTEPVYLWSLPMFHCNGWTFTWGVAARGGTNVCIRNTTAAEMYDAIYTHGVTHMCCAPIVFNILLDAKPHERRRLSAPVEILTGGAPPPAALLERMEGLGFQVVHAYGLTEATGPALVCEWQKKWDGFSNEEKAALKARQGISILTLADVDVKDPATMKSVERDGVEMGEIVLRGSSIMKGYLKDEKATSEAFRNGWFFTGDVGVIHPDGYVEIKDRSKDVIISGGENISSVEVEGALYKHLDVVEAAVVAMPHPKWGESPCAFVKLREAAAAKEAEIIHHCRKNLPHFMVPKVVKFMDELPKTSTGKIQKFQLRAVAKTFEAPVEKRRSTPPQSKRHDRRQNQEQVLAMSRL